From Felis catus isolate Fca126 chromosome B4, F.catus_Fca126_mat1.0, whole genome shotgun sequence:
GCTGCTTCTGAGAAGTAAACCATTGCAGGGAGGGTCAGCACGGTATATTTAGCATGAGGCAGTACAAGGTAATGAGGGCTTATGGGCAGCCCCATTActctagctgtgtggccttaaaCTTGTTGAATTCCTCTGAGCcctagtttccccatctgtaaaatgcggATAACTCACAGCGTCGCAAGGATGAAATGTGATTGATATAGTGTGAAAAACCAACTACTCTGAATAGTAAGCGATCAAAAATGGAAGCTATTACTATAACGAACCGGAAAACCTGCTTTTGCACCAACTGGAAGATTGTTGTTAGAGACGAAGAGTTCATTTAAAAGAATGTGGGAAAacgagtaaaaaaaaaaaaaaaaaacaaagcaaaaaaaaacaagcaaaaagatgAGAATATGGGCTTCAGGCCGGCTGGTGGTAATTaagggctgggagggggcgcAAGGACCTCTCTCTCCAGAATCCCACAGCTGCACGGGAGCCGGCAGGGCGTAAGCGGCGGCCCCGCAGGCCAGGCCCCGCCTCGCTGGGAGGTGCACGGCGGGGACTGGCTGTGGGTTTCGCAGGGCCGCCGCTCGAGGGTCCGGAGACCGGCAGGAGGGGCCGCGCTCCCTATACTCCGCCCGTTTTTCCCTGAGGTTTTGCACGCGACGCCCCCCGCACCCGCTGAGGACTGCGCAGATGCTTCGCCTCCCTTCTTCCAGTCTCAGTCCCCAGCCTCTTCCCCGCCCCATCCGCCCTTCCCTGGCCCCAGGACGTCTCCTCCCTTCGTACATCTGGCTCTCTCCGAAGAGTTTGGTTTGAACTTTTGAACCCACCAATCAGCGCCCGCGCCCCGCCTCTCTCCGCCCGAGGGTGCGACGGGGTGTCCCTCCCGGCGCCGCGGGActtgggggcggggccgcggcggccggggcggggccaggtGCCCGCCCCCTGGCCACGTGGCCGGGGAAGGGGGTATATAGAGTCCCTCGCGGCGGCGCAACCTCTTACTACTTCTCCCCCGGACTCCTTGGTAGTCTGTCAGTGGGAGAGCCTTCTCGCCGTCCCCTCGCCGCCTTCAGCCTCAAGGAACCCTACAAGTCTTAGTCATGGTGAGTGGGGGTCCTTGGGACGTGGCGTGGGTGTGAGAGCAGTCCGAAGGGGCGGGGGAGCCCGGGTGCAGGTGGGGCGCAGCCGAGCAAACTTGCTTCTGATGGCCAGGCTGGGAAAGCCGAGTTCACCCGCAGACTCCTCTTCGGGCTCGAAAACGCGGCCAGGACACTGCCCTTGGTGGGAGTGGAAAGCCCTCCTGATCCTAGAGGGCATCGCCCCAGGGCCCGCCACAGCCTAAGGCAGACCGGGAAGCCTTCACACCGGCCCCCCCAAGGACTTGTGGAAACGAAaaatccctcccctccatttccGTCAGTGACCTACCTCACCTTCCCACTACCTACCGCTCTGGAGCGCTAGGTGCGCTCCAGCACCCAAGGTGCTTACGCTCCCTGCGTCCGCTCTCCAGCGCCCGGTGACTGCCTGCTGAGTCACCTGTGGCTGGTCTCTGGGGAGAGCTTCCAATTGCATCAGTCCACCTGAGAGATGTGAACAGGCTGCTCCTTTTAAGGGAACTCTTAACTGTCACGTCTAATTTTGCGTTTCTGTGTTAACTTAGTGGGACGTTTATAGCTGAAGCCTGGTACTTAagccaggtttttaaaaaactagtcCATGAAGAGATATTTTCGTATAAAACCTCTGAGCAAACTAGTACTAACAATGTGTTCTTGGAGAAGGTCTGTTGGAGGTCAACCTAAAATAAGCCGTACTTTTAAACTAGTATTTGTGTATCAAATGTTTCAAAATAGTATCTTTAAAGAAAAGGGGATACAGTGAACAGACCAGCCACGTCTTCAGAGACTACCACAGCTGTTAAAAAAACTAAGTCTGACTGTAACAACTTGCTTGAGTGCTTTTCACCaagcagacaaaaaaacaaaaacaaaaacaaaaaaaaacctggtaaAAGTGCGATTCAGAAAGTAGTAGGACTGTTTAAAGGGCAGGAGAGCAATGATTTAGGCAAACACTGGCTAAGTTAATagtttggattttttgttgttttgttttttaattagagaCAGGGGCTGGTTATCCAGTGAAGGTTAGACTAAGTGACTCTATCACCTGTGTCTCACTTCATCCCCCGAGTGGCCAGGGGAGAGTGGAGGAAGTCTAAAGGAGAAAGCTGTTGAGACTGCTGCCCAATGAAAGTTTTTTGGGCTCAAAAATCCATCAAAGAAACCCTTCATTAGAATGAAAGGTTCTTCTCAAAAACTTTATCTCCTTGGGCCTGGGGCTGTCATGGGCAGATCTCTCCAGCTTTCTCAGGCTGTAAAATTTCCAAAGTCCAGTTAAAGGTAAACAGGATGCAATTATAAATACTCATGGACTCATTAGAATAAACAACTCCCCTTTCTCCCATAGCCCTAGACCTGGGCGAGTAGACTCAGGTCATAATGAGCCAAGTGATGTGGTTAGAAGACCATGGTTGTTTTATGAGTGTATGTGGGAAGGAGGGGACCATAAGTCAAAGGTTGTGAGTGATTGGGGTTTTTATTATCTCCGGTTATGAAAGTAGGACCTTTGAGATCTTAGCGGTGTTGAGTTTTCTTTAACTAGTTTCCTGTTAGCAGCTTCGAAGAACTCGAAACCCTCCTATTCGGGGAAAATGTAATGGGAGATATTTGGTATCAATTTTGAAAGTCCTCTGTCAATCTCCAAAGTAGCTAATCTGACTTATGATGAAATATAATAAACAcccattttttctgttttcctcttaaaTCTGGGGGTATGGATTCTATGTTCATGGCCTTATTTTACTAAGCAGGAATGAATTTGGTAACTTATAGATGATCTTGTTcatcaagtaaaagaaaacattttcccaaTATCGTTAAATTCTTGGCACCATAGACTTTTCCACAGTGCCAGagatacatgtatgtgtgttttggtAGGAAACAGCGAATTTCTTAagctattagtaaagttttgtTGACACTTTCAGCTTTTATTACCATGtgtctccaccaccaccccctacTGAAGATTTGTTGATAGTGAAGGAAAAATGTTCTTCCTTGCGATTAAGTTCTTCCACAGAGTTAAAAAGCTGCCTCTGACCACAGTTTCTAAAATACAGCTAACTGCTGCTTATCTGGCATTTTTTTCCATGAGTCATATGGCTATAGTTTGCTGGTTTAAGCTGGTttaaaagggagagggagaagctcTTGTCTTTTAAAGAATAGGATTAAAGAGGGACCAGAATGAGCTCGACAGTTATACAATCACATGGAATGAATCAGAGCTGGAAGGGGGAATTTTGCATGCCTTTAAGGAATTGGCAGGCATATttcccaggagctgggggaaaTGTATTGCTGTGGAACAGTTTAGGTCTTTCTAAAATGGTAGAAACCTGACCTTGAATATCTAATGTGACTACAAAGCAAGAGTCTGATCTCTGGTCTTACCTAGTAGTTCATTAACATATCTTTGGTTTTGCAAAGCATTTTCTCTGAATTAGTCAGCAAAGACTGTTGCTTGTGAAATCAGGAGTGGCTTCCAGAAAGGTGACTTTCTATCCTGAAGGTTAATTAGTCATTTAGGTGTGAGTCATTCCTAAACATCCCATCTGATGTGTCATATtctgacattttcctttcttcttcccacagCGTGAGTGCATCTCCATCCACGTTGGCCAGGCTGGTGTTCAGATCGGCAATGCCTGCTGGGAGCTCTATTGCCTGGAACACGGCATCCAGCCCGATGGCCAGATGCCAAGTGACAAGACCATTGGGGGAGGAGATGACTCCTTCAACACCTTCTTCAGTGAGACGGGCGCTGGCAAGCATGTGCCCAGGGCAGTGTTTGTAGACCTGGAACCCACAGTCATTGGTGAGTTGGCCTCAGTAACCCAAGGGAGATCTCAGGGCTCTTGACACAGGAGGTCTGTCGTGAGGGCTCCATTGACACCCTGGGGTGGAGCAGGCGTGTGCAGGTTGTGAGTGACGGGtggctgctttgtttttctcttccagatGAAGTTCGCACTGGCACCTACCGCCAGCTCTTCCATCCTGAGCAGCTCATCACGGGCAAGGAAGATGCTGCCAATAACTATGCCCGAGGGCACTACACCATCGGCAAGGAGATCATCGACCTTGTCTTGGACCGAATTCGGAAACTGGTAAACatagtgttttatttaatatacatatataagttttaagtgtatttattttgagagagagtgggagagtgtgagtgggggagggacagagagagagggagagaatcccaagcaggctcagctctgacagcttgatcccatgacctgagccaaaatcaagagtcagacactcaactgactgagacacccaggtgccccaatgtagtgttttatttaaagtgaGATGAGAATGTTCTCTTACAGTTTTAAGGGAGACCAAACTATAAGAATCATTCTTTGTATCCTAAAATGAACCTTTGAGTGCTCCGTAAGTAaccagactttattttttttaattttttattaaaaaaaaatttttttttaattttatttaattttgagagatagtgggggggggggggagcagagagagagggagacacagaatccaaagcaggctccaggctctgagctgtcagcacagagcctgatgtggggcttaaacccatgaacggagatcatgacctgagctgaagtcgtatgcttaactgactgagccacccaggcaccccaggtaacCAGACTTTTTAAATCAGATGGTCCTGTGTTATGGAACAACTTTTTAGGTCAGGGTTAAATGCTCTATTGCCTATTTCTATGTGTTATAAAGCAGACTTGGGCAAATGCTTAAGGCAGGGCAGTTTACCTAAAGTGAAGGTGAGAACCAGGGAGCTGTAGCAGTTTGACATTTAAGACCATTAAACATCCTTATTCATATTAATCAAGCAGCTTCTCTGCTTCAAGCTAAGAATGCCCCCTTTTAGGTTATCTTAGTCACATTGAGTGAGAAGGTGGCAGACTCCGAAATGTAACTAATTGATCaaactcctaaaaaaaaatatatgtatatatatatatatatattttatatatattttaaaaatatgtctatcAGGGTTGGTGCCTTATGTTGATACAGAAAGTACAGAGCATGAGAAGCCAGTATAACACTGACTAGAAATGGTGGACACTGGAATCTTCCAACAACATTGAAAGTGCAATCAAGGGAGCTCCCTTATTATGGAAGCTAGTGTCGTCCTTGAAACTTGGAAAGTATTGAAATGTACTCACAGAAAGTAGTATGCTTGCTTTTCCACTAGAGCTCAGACCCGTGTGAACCAGCACTGTGACAGAAAAATCTTAGGCAACGGTATTCACATCAGTAAAAGTCGATAAGTAAATGTTCTGTTaggatcattttatttattttttaaatatatatatatatattttttttgagagcaagcatgcatgtgggtggggggaggggtagggagagagggagggagagagagagagaatcccaagcaggctccgcactgtcagcatagagcctgactcagggctcgaacatAAGAACCGTGGTcacaagaaccgtgagatcatgacctaagccaaaatcaagagtcagacgcttaaaaccaactgagccacccagatgcccctggatcATTTTACGTTCAGAGTCTGGTATCCAGATGACTCTACTCCTGAGGCATGTGGGCAGCTTGTAAGTAATTAaccaaaaatcaagaataaagGCTTTGGTAGAGTAGTTTGTCCAGAAAATCACATTCTAAGCCTGGCCACAACTGGTCTAGTCTAAAAAGAATGACTTTGCATCATTCACAGCTTCATACTTTTCCAGATGCTTATCACACCCTTCCTAGCAAAATTGGGGTAATGGTTCTATGTTTATAAATCAAGCTTCAGCTACAAGCACTGACTTGGAAATCAGGACCTGCCTCTAGGGGCAAATAAACCTAGTAAAACCCATCAAGGGTTCTGGAGTAAAGTTGATTAACTACCAAAATAATTGTATTTGTCCTTGGTATTATTACTGTGTCCATAGGAGGCTGAGTGGATTTAATTGGTAGACCAGAGTCTGCCCTGTACATTGATCCCAGAGTATGGACCCACAGGAGAAGTACAGTGAGGGATTGGTAGAGAATTCCACAAATCtcagcacttcttttttttttttttttttaatatttatttatttttgagacagagcatgagcaggggaggggcagagagagagagggagacacagaatctaaagcaggctccaggctctgagctgtcagcacagagcccggggctcgaactcgtcaactgtgagatcatgacctgagtcgaagttagacactcaacggactgagccacccaggcacccctcagcacTTCTGAGAAGTGAGGATTGTCAGCAGAAGACTTTGAAAAGTCAAAAATCAATGCTTTCACAGAATGGTAGTTTGCTAACTGGAATAGCTCAGTTAAGTGGTGAAAAGCCCCACTGACATTAGGTCTCATGGTTCTATCATAGTAAATCACCTTTTTCAGAATCAACAGGCTCTCTGATAACTAGTGCTTACTGTGCCAAACACTGTTCCACgtactcatttaattctcaatgACCTGATGGAGATTACTATTCTCAATAAACGCGAAGACGGagattgagaaataaatttggtCAAAGCCACACAGCAAGGAACTGGTAGAGCCGGATCCAGACTCAGCCTGACTCCCAACACCAGTGCATTGGAACTCGGCTATTCTGTGTTACTCCAGCTCAGAAAGCAGCTGCTAGATCTTTCTAAGACTTCTATTGTATGGGGCTGGTGGTCCCAGGCCTGCCCTTGGTAGCTCTCCAGCTGCTGAAAAGTCATACTCGTTCTGCAGTCACAGCAAGGGCACCAGCGGTTGCTTTCCCAGTCGCTAAAACTTGGGCCTTGCATCCATTCCAGAACTCATGATTCCTCTGCCTGTGGAAatgaaaatagttcatttttaaatagccGTTTAGTAgatttctacccccccccccccccccccccccccccccaggaattGTGAAAAGTTTCTCTGAATCTTAGCATTTAGGAGCTCTTTATGACTGCTTTCTTTGCAAATATTGTTCAGGAGATTTAAAAAAGGATCtcgatcaggggtgcctggctgtctcagttggaagagcatataactcttgatctccgggtcatgagtttgatctccacgttgggtgtagaaattacttaaataaataaaaactttaaaaaattaaaaaaaaaattcgatCAATGTAATTATGGATTCAAAGAAGTCATTACAGCTTTCACCAAGgctaaattaaaacttttttttttcgcAGGCCGACCAGTGCACGGGTCTTCAGGGCTTCTTGGTTTTCCACAGCTTTGGAGGGGGAACTGGTTCCGGGTTCACCTCCCTGCTGATGGAACGTCTCTCTGTCGATTATGGCAAGAAGTCCAAGCTGGAGTTCTCCATTTACCCAGCCCCCCAGGTTTCCACTGCTGTCGTTGAGCCCTACAACTCCATCCTCACTACCCACACCACCCTGGAGCACTCTGATTGTGCCTTCATGGTAGACAACGAGGCCATCTATGACATCTGTCGTAGAAACCTCGATATCGAACGCCCAACCTACACTAACCTTAACCGCCTTATTAGCCAGATTGTGTCTTCCATCACTGCTTCCCTCAGATTTGATGGAGCCCTGAATGTTGACCTGACAGAATTCCAGACCAACCTGGTGCCCTATCCCCGCATCCACTTCCCTCTGGCCACATATGCCCCTGTCATCTCTGCTGAGAAAGCCTACCATGAACAGCTTACTGTAGCAGAGATCACCAATGCGTGCTTTGAGCCAGCCAACCAGATGGTGAAATGCGACCCTCGCCATGGTAAATACATGGCTTGCTGCCTGTTGTACCGTGGTGATGTGGTTCCCAAAGATGTCAATGCTGCCATTGCCACCATCAAGACCAAGCGTACCATCCAGTTCGTGGACTGGTGCCCCACTGGCTTCAAAGTTGGCATTAATTACCAGCCTCCCACTGTGGTACCTGGTGGAGACCTGGCCAAAGTACAGCGAGCTGTGTGCATGCTGAGCAACACCACAGCCATTGCTGAGGCCTGGGCTCGCCTGGACCACAAGTTTGACCTGATGTATGCCAAGCGTGCCTTTGTTCACTGGTATGTGGGTGAGGGCATGGAGGAAGGAGAGTTTTCTGAGGCCCGTGAGGATATGGCTGCCCTTGAGAAGGATTATGAGGAGGTTGGAGCAGATAGTGCTGAGGGAGAGGATGAGGGTGAAGAGTATTAACCTGTCCTCTACAATTTTATACTCTGTTGTCTTGGGACTGTCTTATTTCTGTTCTGGAAGCTGTCCACTGTGGCCCTAACTTGTCAATAAAAgtgatgtttctattttaaatgtccaGCTGGCTTCTGTATCGCAGTAAGTACTAGCCTCACTTATTTAAGGCCAGTTGGGGATGGGGGAGGCTGGCAGATGGTCTACCCAGTCATTTGATCAACATTTCAAGTGGCTTCTGTGTGCCACACACTGTGCTTAGTGGCTTGTCTGTTTCACTTAAGACCTGGATTGATGAGTGGTGATAAAATCCTATTGTAAATGAGGCAGCAGGCTTAGATTGGGCCattgtttctcaaatttcaatgTGGATGTGAATCccatgtaaatattaaaatgtagatccagggttgcctgggtggctcagttggttaagtgtccgactttggctcagttcatgatctcacagttcgttggtttgagccctgcattggactccatgctgagagctcagagcctggagcctgcttcagattgtctccttctctctgcccctcccctgcccacgctctgtgtgtgtctttcaagaagaaacattaaaaaaatttttttttaggtaatgTAGATCCAAATCTGTAGCTTCAAAGTGAAGCTTTAgatattgcatttaaaaaaatatatttattttgagaaagcatgagtggggaggggcagagaagggttcagaggatccgaagggggctctgcgctgacagcagagagccaacccagggctggaacccacaaactgagatcatgacctgagctgaagtcaagacacttaaccaaccgagccacccaggcgccccaagataattgcattttttttttaaactttttgaaagtttattttgagagagagagtgtgtgtatggggcagggggaatcccaaggaggctccatacccgcactgtcagcgtggagccaggtgtggggctcaaacccacaaactgtgagattgtgacctgagccgaaaccaaaagttgaatgcttaaccaactgagccactcaggtgccccaagatcctGCATTTTTTAACAAGCTTCTAGCTTCTGCTCTTGGTCTGCTGTGACTATGTGTGAAGTAGCAAGGGGTTAGGTAACATAATAGTAAGTGGGGGAGCCAAGTGATTCAAGAAACCAGCCAGACTTCCAGAACTGTTGCTGTCAGTATTTAATAACCTATTAGAGTCACGTGGGAAGGGCTTGGAATCATGCTGATTTATTCTATACTTAACCAAAACCTGCAGTGACAAATAAGACTGTATTTTAAGAAGTTACTGTTTAGAGAAAGTGGAGCTGGCTGAGACAAAATTACAGTAGTCACAAGTTGTTACAGTATTGGTACTTGACCCAATTTATGTCGTGGGGAATATCTGCAGAGTGTGGGAAAGATTGCGGAGGAAAGATTCCCTAATTTGGACCCTTTTCCAAGTACGTGTGAGGAGCAGTGTGGTTCTTGAGGGGGGCAGGAGAGACCTATGAGGtaagggtgggggaggaagaggcaggaacAGTGCGTGGCTGGAGAGCGTGGTGATGGGTATTCAGGTACCAGTCGCGGGGCTTAGAAGGTTGAACTGAGCAATGGAAAAGGGCTGAGCCTCATGAGGAAGGCTTGGGTGCTGGCCTGAGTGGGAATGCCAGACAAgtgggaggaaatggaggctggTACACAGCTCTGGGTGTGTTCACCTTTGCTCCGTGATGTCAGCCCGTATTCCAGTGGGGCTCAGT
This genomic window contains:
- the LOC101081992 gene encoding tubulin alpha-1C chain: MRECISIHVGQAGVQIGNACWELYCLEHGIQPDGQMPSDKTIGGGDDSFNTFFSETGAGKHVPRAVFVDLEPTVIDEVRTGTYRQLFHPEQLITGKEDAANNYARGHYTIGKEIIDLVLDRIRKLADQCTGLQGFLVFHSFGGGTGSGFTSLLMERLSVDYGKKSKLEFSIYPAPQVSTAVVEPYNSILTTHTTLEHSDCAFMVDNEAIYDICRRNLDIERPTYTNLNRLISQIVSSITASLRFDGALNVDLTEFQTNLVPYPRIHFPLATYAPVISAEKAYHEQLTVAEITNACFEPANQMVKCDPRHGKYMACCLLYRGDVVPKDVNAAIATIKTKRTIQFVDWCPTGFKVGINYQPPTVVPGGDLAKVQRAVCMLSNTTAIAEAWARLDHKFDLMYAKRAFVHWYVGEGMEEGEFSEAREDMAALEKDYEEVGADSAEGEDEGEEY